In Brevibacillus marinus, the genomic window CGCCTTAAAAAGGGCCGGCTTCGATATCCTGACCACCGCGAACAATCACTGTATGGACCGGGGGGAAAAAGGACTGGTCCGAACGCTGCGCGTGCTGGATCGGCACAACCTGGCCCACACCGGCACGTTTCGCACGCAGGAGGCGTCCCGGAAATGGCTGATCAAGCAGGTAAAAGGGATCAAGTTTGGCATCCTCGCCTACACCTACGGGACCAACCGTATCCCGCTGCCCAAGGGAAAACCATGGTTGGTCAACCGAATCCGCAAACCGAAAATCCTCCGCGACCTCAAGGCGCTGCGTCCGCTGGTTGACGTCATCATCGTCGCCCTGCACTTCGGACAGGAGTTCAAACGATTTCCCACTGCGTCCCAACGCTCCCTGGTCCGCACGTTGTTTGCCCATGGCGCTGACATCATCCTCGGCGCACACCCGCATGTGCTGCAGCCGATGGGATTCCGGCAGGTAAGCGGAGCTCCCGGTCTGAAGAAAAAGTTTGTCATCTATTCGCTGGGAAACTTCATCTCGGACCGGATGCTGAATCGCCTGCAGTCTGAGAGCGGCGCGATCCTCAACCTCACCATCGAAAAAAACGCCCGGGGCCACGTTTCCCTCGCCGGCGCTAGCTACGTGCCGACATGGGTGCACAAACGAGTGCAGGGAGGCAAGCTGCGCTTTCGCGTGCTGCCGATCCGGCGGTACCTCCGCAACCCGGATGCCGCGATCAGCAAGGAAGATCGCCGGACGATGCGGCGGGTCTGGCACAACACGACCCGCCATTTGAAAGGAAAAGCAAGATGAGGGGGATGACCAGGCGTTCGGCCGGATCTTCCCCCTGTGACGCGGGCGCAGGCTGTTTCCCTTACAATTCTTCCACCCCGTATTCCCCATTGCCGTTTTCGTCTGTGGTCGTAATCGCGCGAATCTGCCAAATCGCGAGGCGATACACGGCTTTGTGACAAACGAGCAGCAGATGATCGTCGCAGATCCCGACCAGAACCCCTTCCACCGTTTCGGCTTCACCGCAATCGATCGCTACCCAGCGGTACTGCAGGTATTCGAGCAGTTCCGCAAACACGGGGGCACCGACTGTCTGGGGATACGCGTCGCTCACATCGGAAACAATAAGTTTGCCGAAACTGACCAATTGATCAATCTTGCCATACAGCACTTCCTGTTCACTGGTTAACAGGGCGAAGAAATCAGAGCGAACGGCCAGAATTTTGCCAAACTGCCGGCCGATGGCACCGCTCATGCAATACCAGATGGTCTCATATTTCAAGCGTTCCAGCACTTCCCGCAGGTCGAGGGCATCGTGCAGGTTGTCGTAATAATCTTCCGGTTTGCTGGATTGAGGGTAAACCAGATCCAATTCTTCACAGATCGAGCGAAGGTGCGCCAGACTGTAGTAGACGATCCCTTCCCGTTCCGCATCGACCACCATGTATTGATCTTTGACGGCAATCAATCGGGCTGTCTTGCTTTCCGCTCCTGCCTTAAAAATACGCAGCACCTTGCCGACCATCGATTCCAAATAGCTGATCAGGTTTAGTTCTTCCACCAGCCATGCCCCCTCTCCTCATGCTCACCCTTGCAAACAATCTACTACAAAGATATGAGACAAAGGGCAGGCTGGTCTGAGCAACTACCTGATCAACGCCAGAATTGGACGGATACAGCTCCGCAGATGTTGCCCTGGCGCCACCGGGGAGGGAATGACGGTCGTTCGCGAAGGGAGGGAAACCGGTTCGCGCTGCCGCCATGCCGGGCGCACAACACGGAAGGAAGGCACCTCTAAGCGCCTTCCTTCCCCATCCATTTATTCGGTTGACTACTGGCGCGCCAGCTGTTGCTCGGCGAAGCTCACCAGCCGCTTGGTGATCTCTCCACCCACCGAACCGTTTTGACGGGAAGTCGTGTCAGCACCAAGCTGTACGCCAAACTCTGCGGCGATTTCGTACTTCAACTGGTCAAGTGCTTGGTTGGCCTGAGGAACTAACAGTTGGTTTCTGCTTCCGTTGTTGCTACCTGCCATGGTGTTTCCTCCTTCAGCATGATTTCTCCCGGGACGGTCCAACGATACCGTCAGCCCATTGCTGCTCGTCGTCTCGAGAGTTGGAGCCTTTTTTCATTTACCGGCTCCGTATCACTATCATCCCTCGATTTGCGCATTCCATTCCCGCCGGATGGATGCAATATTTGTCAAGCTGCTGTAAGTCGCTCGGTCAAGCATGGTATAATGAACCCATTGTATGCCGGAAGGAAAGGAACGGTGGGGATGAATCACGGAACCGCTTTGTTGCTGGACGGGATGAGCCTGTTATTTCGCGCTTTTTACGCTTCCGCCTGGACCGGTTCGCTGCGCCGGACGTCCAACGGAATTTACACCAACGCCGTTTACGGATTTACCCGGATGATGCTGCAGTACGCCGAGATGGTGCAGCCGTCCCATTTGCTGGTGGCTTGGGACGTGGCCTCTCGGGAAACGCTCCTGCGCAGCCAGTGGTATCCTGATTACAAATCCAATCGGATGGATCCGCCGCAGGAGCTTGTGCCGCAATTTTCGCTGGTGCAGGAAGTGACAGCAGCGTTTGG contains:
- a CDS encoding CapA family protein, with the translated sequence MTTKVTIAAVGDILMWRRQIAAARLGKSDRFSFDGMFRPVAPYLRAADLTIGNLETTLSGREAQYERRNRKTGWPMFNCPDELASALKRAGFDILTTANNHCMDRGEKGLVRTLRVLDRHNLAHTGTFRTQEASRKWLIKQVKGIKFGILAYTYGTNRIPLPKGKPWLVNRIRKPKILRDLKALRPLVDVIIVALHFGQEFKRFPTASQRSLVRTLFAHGADIILGAHPHVLQPMGFRQVSGAPGLKKKFVIYSLGNFISDRMLNRLQSESGAILNLTIEKNARGHVSLAGASYVPTWVHKRVQGGKLRFRVLPIRRYLRNPDAAISKEDRRTMRRVWHNTTRHLKGKAR
- a CDS encoding alpha/beta-type small acid-soluble spore protein — encoded protein: MAGSNNGSRNQLLVPQANQALDQLKYEIAAEFGVQLGADTTSRQNGSVGGEITKRLVSFAEQQLARQ